A genomic window from Fusarium oxysporum Fo47 chromosome VIII, complete sequence includes:
- a CDS encoding chromatin associated protein KTI12, producing MPLIIVSGLPTSGKSTRSQQLYDYLSKRIADSKYRLHLISDESLSISRSVYDLSSLPAHTRSANASEKDARATIYGAVKRVLSDKDIVILDGLNYIKGWRYQLHCESKAVRTPSCILQIGCSVDKAREVNEARLKKREAEASKTADKEEATPSATTSCDTIVDSTEPYEPGNWDNLVFRYEEPNPMTRWDSPLFTLIWEDDEAQTNKVFSDLWDAIAGEARKVVRPNQATIQRGREESGDYLYLLDRETSDVVKRIVEAQREGDDVDEVRIPSGSVELTIHLPAGNKVGLPQLQRLRRAFMGLNRGGIGLEAVGDMKSSRLRDTFVTYLNDSFEKDE from the exons ATGCCT CTCATCATTGTCTCTGGACTACCTACTTCAGGCAAGTCGACACGATCACAACAACTTTACGATTACCTCTCCAAGCGTATCGCTGATTCGAAATATCGCCTACACCTCATCTCTGACGAATCCCTTTCTATCTCCCGTTCCGTTTACGATCTTTCGAGTCTCCCCGCACATACCAGGTCTGCGAACGCCTCAGAGAAGGATGCTCGCGCTACAATCTATGGCGCCGTGAAGCGCGTACTTAGCGACAAGGACATTGTGATTCTTGATGGCTTAAATTACATCAAGGGTTGGCGATACCAACTACACTGCGAATCTAAGGCTGTGCGCACACCGAGCTGTATACTCCAGATTGGATGTTCAGTGGATAAGGCACGTGAGGTTAATGAGGCCAGATTaaagaagagagaggccGAGGCATCCAAGACAGCGGATAAAGAAGAGGCAACGCCTTCAGCTACAACTTCCTGCGATACGATCGTGGACTCTACAGAGCCATACGAGCCCGGCAATTGGGACAACTTAGTCTTTCGATACGAAGAACCCAATCCCATGACCAGGTGGGACAGTCCTCTCTTCACGCTTATCtgggaggatgatgaggccCAAACCAACAAGGTCTTCTCCGACCTCTGGGACGCAATCGCCGGCGAAGCCCGCAAGGTTGTGCGCCCGAATCAAGCAACAATACAGCGCGGCCGCGAGGAAAGTGGTGACTACTTGTATCTCCTGGATCGCGAGACATCGGATGTTGTGAAGCGCATAGTCGAAGCACAGCGAGAGGGTGACGACGTTGACGAGGTACGGATACCGTCTGGCTCTGTAGAACTGACGATACATTTACCCGCGGGCAATAAGGTTGGCCTCCCACAATTACAAAGGTTAAGGAGGGCGTTCATGGGGTTGAATAGAGGTGGTATTGGATTGGAGGCTGTGGGCGATATGAAGTCTTCACGGCTGAGAGACACCTTTGTGACGTATCTCAATGATTCgtttgagaaggatgagtaG
- a CDS encoding P-loop containing nucleoside triphosphate hydrolase protein → MAPQPDEHHPHKKVNLTDPSGAEVKNEDDVATAILKKKKKPNQLMVTDAVNDDNSIIALSEATMDQLQLFRGDTVLVRGKKRKDTVLIVLADEELDDGSARINRVVRHNLRVKHGDMITIHPCPDIKYAKRIAVLPIADTVEGITGSLFDVFLAPYFREAYRPVRQGDLFIVRGGMRQVEFKVVEVDPPEYGIVAQDTVIHCEGEPIQRDEEENNLNEVGYDDIGGCRKQMAQIREMVELPLRHPQLFKSIGIKPPRGVLLYGPPGTGKTLMARAVANETGAFFFLINGPEIMSKMAGESESNLRKAFEEAEKNSPAIIFIDEIDSIAPKREKTNGEVERRVVSQLLTLMDGMKARSNVVVMAATNRPNSIDPALRRFGRFDREVDIGIPDPTGRLEILQIHTKNMKLGDDVDLEQIASETHGYVGSDVAALCSEAAMQQIREKMDLIDLDEDTIDAEVLDSLGVTMENFRFALGVSNPSALREVAVVEVPNVRWEDIGGLEEVKQDLKENVQYPVDHPEKYLKFGMSPSRGVLFFGPPGTGKTMLAKAVANECAANFISVKGPELLSMWFGESESNIRDIFDKARAAAPCVVFLDELDSIAKARGGSMGDAGGASDRVVNQLLTEMDGMTSKKNVFVIGATNRPEQLDPALCRPGRLDSLIYVPLPDEPGRLSIIKAQLRKTPIASDIDFGYIASKTHGFSGADIGFITQRAVKIAIKESIAADIERQKAREAAGDEMDTDEDAEDPVPELTKAHFEEAMQMARRSVSDVEIRRYEAFAQQMKNAGPGAFFKFPEAGAEAAGADGGNSFGDAGNDDDLYD, encoded by the exons ATGGCTCCCCAGCCTGACGAGCACCACCCCCACAAGAAGGTCAACTTGAC CGACCCTTCCGGCGCCGAGGTCAAGAAC GAGGATGATGTCGCGACCGCgattctcaagaagaagaagaagcctaACCAGTTGAT GGTCACCGATGCCGTCAACGATGACAACAGCATTATCGCCCTCTCCGAGGCCACTATGGACCAGCTCCAGCTTTTCCGAGGTGATACCGTTCTGGTTcgaggcaagaagagaaaggacaCCGTCCTCATCGTTCTTGCCGACGAGGAACTCGATGATGGCAGCGCTCGCATCAACCGAGTCGTTCGTCACAATTTGAGAGTCAAGCACGGTGATATGATCACCATCCACCCTTGCCCGGATATCAAATAC GCCAAGAGAATTGCTGTTCTCCCCATTGCTGATACCGTCGAGGGTATCACCGGTTCCCTGTTCGACGTTTTCCTCGCTCCCTACTTCCGAGAAGCTTACCGACCTGTTCGCCAAGGAGACTTGTTTATCGTCCGCGGTGGTATGAGACAAGTAGAATTCAAGGTTGTCGAGGTCGATCCTCCCGAGTATGGTATCGTCGCACAAGATACTGTTATTCACTGCGAGGGTGAGCCTATCCAGCgagacgaggaagagaacaACCTCAACGAGGTTGGTTATGATGACATTGGTGGATGCCGAAAGCAAATGGCCCAGATCCGAGAGATGGTTGAGCTTCCTCTCCGACATCCCCAGCTTTTCAAGTCTATTGGTATCAAGCCTCCCCGAGGTGTTCTGCTCTACGGTCCCCCCGGTACCGGTAAGACTCTAATGGCTCGAGCTGTTGCCAACGAGACTGgtgctttcttcttcctcatcaacggTCCTGAGATCATGTCCAAGATGGCTGGTGAATCCGAGTCAAACCTCCGAAAGGCTTtcgaggaggctgagaagaactcccctgccatcatcttcatcgatGAAATTGACTCTATCGCCCCCAAGCGTGAGAAGACCAACGGTGAGGTCGAGCGACGAGTCGTCTCTCAGCTCCTTACCCTCATGGACGGTATGAAGGCCCGCTCCAACGTCGTCGTGATGGCTGCTACCAACCGTCCCAACTCTATCGACCCCGCCCTTCGACGATTCGGCCGTTTCGATCGTGAGGTCGACATTGGTATCCCTGACCCTACCGGCCGTCTTGAGATTCTTCAGATTCACACCAAGAATATGAAGCTCGGCGATGACGTCGACCTGGAGCAGATTGCCTCCGAGACACACGGCTACGTCGGTTCCGATGTTGCTGCCCTCTGCTCCGAGGCCGCTATGCAGCAGATTCGTGAGAAGATGGATctcatcgatctcgacgaggACACAATCGATGCCGAGGTTCTTGATTCTCTCGGTGTCACCATGGAGAACTTCCGTTTCGCCCTTGGTGTGTCCAACCCCTCCGCTCTCCGCGAGGTCGCCGTCGTCGAGGTTCCCAACGTTCGCTGGGAGGACATTGGTGGTCTCGAGGAGGTCAAGCAGGATCTCAAGGAGAACGTTCAGTACCCTGTTGACCACCCCGAGAAGTACCTCAAGTTCGGTATGTCTCCTTCTCGAGGTGTGCTGTTCTTTGGTCCTCCTGGTACTGGTAAAACTATGTTGGCCAAGGCCGTTGCCAACGAGTGTGCTGCCAACTTCATCTCCGTCAAGGGACCTGAGCTTCTCAGCATGTGGTTTGGTGAGTCTGAGAGCAACATCCGAGACATCTTCGACAAGGCTCGTGCTGCCGCTCCTTGTGTTGTCTTCCTTGACGAACTTGACTCCATTGCCAAGGCTCGTGGTGGATCCATGGGTGATGCTGGCGGTGCTTCTGACCGTGTCGTCAACCAGCTCCTGACTGAAATGGATGGTATGACTTCCAAGAAGAATGTCTTCGTTATTGGCGCCACCAACCGACCCGAGCAGCTCGACCCTGCTCTGTGCCGACCTGGTCGTCTCGACTCGCTCATCTACGTACCTCTGCCCGATGAGCCCGGTCGTCTCAGCATTATCAAGGCCCAGCTCCGCAAGACCCCCATCGCCTCCGATATCGACTTCGGCTACATTGCCTCCAAGACCCACGGTTTCTCTGGTGCTGATATCGGCTTCATCACCCAGCGTGCTGTCAAGATCGCTATCAAGGAGTCTATCGCTGCCGATATCGAGCGCCAGAAGGCTCGCGAGGCTGCTGGTGACGAGATGGACACAGATGAGGATGCTGAGGACCCCGTGCCCGAGTTGACCAAGGCCCACTTCGAGGAGGCTATGCAGATGGCTCGCCGATCAGTATCTGACGTCGAGATCCGCCGGTACGAGGCCTTTGCCCAACAGATGAAGAACGCTGGTCCTGGTGCCTTCTTCAAGTTCCCCGAGGCCGGTgccgaggctgctggtgctgacgGCGGTAACTCGtttggcgatgctggcaacgatgatgatctcTACGACTAA